The Bacteroidales bacterium genomic interval GCGATGATCACGCAAGCGGTACAGGCTTTGTGTCCCATCATCTTACTGAGGCCATAAAGGGCACTAGTTTCCATTTCATAGTTCGTACACCGCAGGTTGTTCCATGAAAAAGAAGAAATAAGTTCATTAAATTCTGGATGTTTTACGGGAAGTCTTAATTTTCTTCCTTGTGGCCCATAGAAACCACCAGCTGTAACTGTAATTCCTGATGGATGATCTCCAACGAGCTGTTGAAATAATGTTAAATCGGCACTTACGACGTATGGTGATGGCCAATTAGTATCCCAACGAGTATGCTTCTCAATAGCTTTCTCCATTGCTATGTCTCTGACTTTTTCACTATCGGCATAAAAATGCAAAAGACCATCCAGTCCCAAAGCATAAGATGAAAAAACAAAAGCTCCCAAGGATATGTCGGGTTGTAAGGCACCTGAGGTACCTATTCTAACAAGCGTAAGTGATTTCACGTGGTCTTTGACCGTAGATTTTTGTAAATCAAAATTGGCAAGTACATCTAGTTCGTTAATGACAATGTCTATATTGTCAGGTCCCATCCCTGTACTGAGGACGCTAATGGTTTTATTTTTATAAAAACCGGTGCGTGTAAATATTTCTCGATTTTCTTTTTTAACTGTAACTTTGTCGAAGAAAGAAGCTACCATGTCTGCTCGGGAAGGATCTCCCACTAAAATGATTTTGTCGGCAATTTCATCGGGGAATAATTTAAGATGGTATACACTACCATCGGGTTGTAATACCAATTCAGATGCTTCAAAAGTTAACATTTTTTTATACAAAGATAAAAATTAGTTTTTCATGTCTGAGTACTATAACTCCATTCTCGTTCCTATTGATTTCACAAAACGAAGTGAATTACAGATTTTGCAGGCTTATTACGTGGCAAAAATTTTTAATAAACCTGTTACCATCATGCACGTTGTGCATTCAATAAAAAGCATGATATTTCAAGGTGGTAAAGTTGAAAAAAGATATGAAGATGCTTCACGAAGTTTAGAAGAAAGATTGAGAAGAATAGCTTCTTTTTATCAAAATAAGTTTAAACATGAATTTCTTCCTAATTGGGCAAGCGGGTCAGTGAAGGATGTCATAGTTGATTTTGCAAAAAAAGAAGATATTCAACTTATAGTCATAGGGAAGTCCGGCCACTCATCCGTTTTTCAGAATTCCATTGGTAAGCATGCTTTTCAGATTTTGTATTCATCTCCCAGTCCTGTTTTGGTTATTGATCAGATTGTCAAACAAACATTTAGAAAAATATTGCTTCCATTAGATTTAAAGAAACCTGTACAGAACAAATTGCTTGCTGCTATGTTATTTAGCCGGCAATACGGTGCACCTCTCAAAATCATCCATATTGTAACTCCTGAATATAGATCAAATGTTCAAGAATATGAGGAAAAATTGCTTCAAATCAAAAACTATCTCACGGACTACAATATTGCCAGTTCCTACGAATTGGTTTATGATTTTGATTATCCCTCTAAAATACCACAAAAAATTGTTGACTATGCGAAATACAACGAATGTGACTTAATTATGATGATGACCCAACAAGAATTTGACTTCAAAGACATGTTTATAGGTTCGACGGCATCTGGCGTAATACGATACAGTAAAATTCCTGTACTTTCCATAACACCTTCGTTTAGTTTGGTGCAAATTTTATGATAAAAGTCATGATTGTCGTATCTTTTTTCTAAGATATTTATTTTTCAAAAAAACTTTATGAGAAATTTGATTGGAAAACCAGCTCCTTATTTTAATGCACCCGCTATTGTAGGCGGAGAGAAAATTATTGAAAACTTTTCTCTAAAGCAGTATTTGGGAGAAAAGTATGTAATTTTCTTCTTTTATCCGATGGATTTTACTTTTGTTTGCCCAACTGAAATTTTAGCTTTCCAGAAAGATTTACCTGAATTTGAAAAAAGAAACGTACAAGTGGTGGCCTGTAGTACTGATGCTATTTATTCTCATTATGCATGGCTTCATACGCCGCGCAATAAGGGTGGCATACAGGGCGTTACTTATCCTTTGGTAGCAGACGCAACAAAAACTATAGCGGCTGCTTATGGTGTGCTAGATGGAGAATATTCTTTCAACGATCAAGGTGAACTTATCTACGATGGTAGTGGAGTTGCCTATCGAGGTTTATTTCTTATTGATAAACAAGGTATAATTCGACACATGTTGATTAATGATAACTTTTTGGGTCGTAGTACTGAAGAGGCTTTGCGCTTGGTGGATGCGTTGCAGTATTATGAAAAGTATGGTGAAGTCTGTCCTGCAAATTGGCAACCAGGAAAGAAGGCACTAAAAGCAACACCTGAAAGTATTAGTGAATACTTGATAAATAATTAAGGAAACCATGCATGAAAGAGCCACCATTGGGTGGCTTTTTTTATTTTTGCTTGGATGAAAAAAAGAATTCTACCTATTTTCATACCTGAGGCTGGATGCTCACGTTCTTGTGTCTATTGCAATCAATTTATCATTACTGGGAGACAAGTAAGTATCGACTTTGAACAAATAAAGTTCTTTGTAAACAGTGTTTTGAGTGTTCACATCAAAGAACCTTTAGAAGTGGCTTTCTATGGAGGTTCATTTTCGGGCTTACCTTTTGAAACACAAGAAAAATTGTTAAAAATTATTAAGCCTTTCATTGAGGAAGGCAAAGTGATCTCGATTCGTTTGTCGACAAGACCTGATTTGATTAACAAAGATAAACTCGACTTTCTTTCAAATTTTTACATAAAGCACATAGAATTGGGAGTTCAGTCCACAGATGACGATGTTTTGAAGCTTTCTGGTAGGCTTTATAACCGTGACGATGTATTTCATTCAGCCCAACTTATTAAAAGTTTTGGTTTTTTGCTTGGTTTACAGATCATGATTGGGTTACCAGGTGATAATGATGAAAAAACACGACAAACGGCTTTTGATGTTTCTGCTTTGCAACCAGACGGAGTACGGATTTATCCGACACTTGTGTTAAAAAATACTTCCCTTGAGAATTGGTACAAACGTGGGATTTATGAACCTCTTACACTCGATAGGGCTATAGAACAATGTTGTTGGCTGTACGATTTTTTTCGAAGTCAACATATCAAAATATATAAAATGGGCATTCATCCCGGAATGCAATTAGAAAAAAACCTAGTAGCAGGGCCATTTCATCCGAATTTTCATCAATTGGTCATGACGGAATATTATTATCGTAACATAACTTCTTATTTAAAACTAGATTTAGAGAACATTATTTATTCTTCACCATCGTTGATACCTTCCATAGTCGGATTTGAAAGAAAAAACATAAAACGTTGGATTCATTCCAGGTTTAAGTGTAAAGTTTTACCAGATTATTCGATAGCAAATGAATCAGAATGGTACGTATGTTATCATTGATTATAGAGCTCATGAAATTCAATTAGCATTAACCAAGTTAGGTTACAAAGTATTTCCTTTTTCTGCTAAAGGATTAGTTTATCCTGCTATCGAAGGTCATCCAGATATTTTTCTTTTTACGGATGGATCTCAGTGGATTTTAGCACCCAATACGCCTAAAGAAATTATTGGAATATTCGAACAAAAAAAAGTTGCCTTCAAATTTGGTCATCAACCTGTTGGGAAAAAATACCCTGAAACAGTAAGATACAATATCTACATAGATAAAGATGTCAGCATCATTCATGTTCATATTGATAAGATTTTCGAAGAAATTATGACGGACCAAAAGATAGTGAAAGTTACTCAGGGGTATGTAAGATGTAATGTATTTCGATTAGGAAATGAATTTATAACTTCTGATGTTCATATCCATAATGCTTTGATATCAGGAGGCTTCGCATCTCACTATGTAAATCCTTCGGAGATTAGGCTTTTCAATGTAAATCACGGATTTATTGGAGGATGTCTGGGAAGAAAGGACTCTGAAGTTTTCTTTACAGGGAGTAGATCCTTTGTTTTTTTTCCTTTGATAAAAAAGTTATGCAAGAAATATAATCTGAATCTCACTTGTTTAACTCATCATTTACCTCTTGATGTTGGAGGTATTTTTTTTATATAGATTTTTCATTTTACTTAATTTTGGGAAAATTTGAATATGAATTTTGATGTCATAATCATTGGCAGTGGCCCGGGCGGTTATGTGGCTGCCATTCGCGCCTCTCAATTAGGAATGAAAGTAGCTGTGGTGGAAAAAGCAGAACTCGGTGGCATTTGTCTTAATTGGGGGTGTATACCAACCAAAGCTTTACTCAAAAGTGCTGAAGTTTATTCTTACTTTCAAGAGGCTAAGCACTTTGGAATTCATATTTCTGGAGAAATTAAGCCCGATTTTCAATCCATTATCCAGCGAAGTCGTGAGGTTGCTCAAACCATGAGTAAAGGAATCCAGTTTTTATTCAAAAAAAACAACATTATCGTATTCGAAGGCTATGGTAGTTTGACTCCAGACAAAAAAGTTTTAGTGCAAAGAAACAATGGTGTAACTGAACTACTCGAAGCTAAACATATCATCATTGCAACTGGTGCTAGAGCAAAAGAACTACCTCATATACCCATCGATGGTAAGAAAGTTATTAGCTACCGTGAAGCCATGTCTTTGTCAGATCAACCTCAAAAATTGCTTGTTATTGGCAGCGGTGCGATTGGGGTTGAATTTGCTTATTTTTATAGGATGATGGGAACAGAGGTTTATTTAGTAGAGTTTTTACCACGCATAATTCCTTTAGAGGATGAAGAAGCTTCTAAAGAACTGGAAAGAACTTTCAGAAGAATGGGAATTCGAATTTACACATCTTCCGAGGTAAAAGAAATAAATTCAAATAATGAAAAATGCCAAGTTTGCATCAAGACGCCTAAAGGTGAAGAGGTAATTGAAGTTGATCAGGTGCTCTCAGCAATTGGAGTAAAAGCTAATATTGAAAATATTGGACTTGCTGAGGTTGGCGTGAAAACGGATGGAGAAAAAATATTAGTCGATGAATTTTATCGTACATCGGTGCCAGGTATTTGTGCCATAGGTGATGTGGTGCCCGGGCCTGCATTAGCTCATGTTGCTTCTCACGAAGGTATAGTCTGTGTCGAAAAAATAGCCGGTCTACCACCTCAACCAATTAACTATCAACATGTACCTTTTGCTATTTACACTCACCCAGAAATAGCTTCTGTTGGATTGAAAGAAAAAGATGCATTAGATAAAGGGCTTCGGATAAAAGTGGGTAAGTTTCCCTTCATTGCCAATGGAAAAGCTAAGGCATCGGGGCAAACCACTGGTTTTGCAAAACTCGTTTTTGATGAAGAAAGCCTTGAGCTTTTAGGTGCCACGTTAGTTGGAGCTCATGCTACTGAAATGATTTCAGGAATCGTTCTTGCTCTAAAACAAAGAGTTAAAGCTCACGATATCGTAAAAACCATTCATCCCCATCCAACACTATCCGAAGCAATTATGGAAGCAGCTGCAGTGGCTGAAGGCGAAGTGATTCATTTATAACTGTATGTGTGGAATTCTTGGTATTGTAGCACTCAAAGGTAATTTAGATGATGTAATTTTAGACTTTAAAGATGGTTTGCAAAGTCTATACCATCGCGGACCCGATGGCAGTGGATGGTATATTTCTCCCAATGGTCGGATCATTTTGGGCCATCGAAGACTTTGTATTATGGATACATCGGAACTATCCGCACAACCCTTTTTTGACGAATCTAAAAATTACGTGCTTGTTTTTAATGGTGCAATATTTAATTTTAATGAATTGCGTTTAATACTTCAAAAAGAAGGGTATATCTTTAGAACCACAGGTGATACTGAAGTTGTTTTGCGGTCCTACCAACATTGGGGGCCTTATTGTTTTAATCTTTTTAACGGTTTTTTTGCTATAGCAATTTATGATGTGAAGAAAGACGAACTTGTTTTGGCACGAGATAGATATGGAGAAAAACCACTTGTTTTATACCGAAACTCACACTATATTGCTTTCTCATCAGAAATACGTGCTTTTAAAGCATTGAATTTTCCCCTTAGCATCGATAAAAAATCAGTAGGTTTGTACTTTAAATACACATATATTCCTGAACCTCATTCAATTTACAAAGAAATTACCAAAGTAGTTCCTGGCACATATCTTTTTATTCATAATGGTAATGTTCAGCAGCATCGCTATTATACTTTTTCATCTCAATCAAAGGAACATCTAACTCAACAGGAAAGTAGAATCGTTATCAGAAATTTATTTGAAGACAGCGTAAAATTACGACTTCATGCCAAGGTGCCTGTAGCGGTATTTTTAAGTGGAGGCATTGATTCTACATTGGTGTCTTATTTTGCGTCGAAAATTGTTCCTGACATTCAGGCCTTTACCATCAGTTTTCCTGAATATCCGTACTTAAACGAAGCTGAAATAGCTTCCGAAACAGCTAAAGTATATCATTTGAAACATGAAATTGTACCAATTGCAAAAGACTTGTTGCATAATAATGCAATGGAACTTTTAGATGGCTTAGATGAGCCATTTGCCGATTCTTCTGCTATTGCAGCTTATACACTTTTCCGAGCTGTAAAAGGACGATACAAAGTTGTTCTTACAGGGGATGGTGGCGATGAATTGTTTGCAGGGTACAGAAAACACGTTGCATGGTATAAAGCTATGCGTTTTCCATTTTACCTTTATCCACTTTTTTTTGCAGTAAGCAGTATGCCATTACCTGCCAATCGATACAATCCTTTTGCTGATTGGTTCAGAAAAATTAAAAAATTTTCCGAATTGATACGATGCAAAACTTCGGAGTATTATGATTTTCTGGCTTCATTTCATCAGCATGATGTGCTAAAAGATTTAATAATTCATTCTGAATGTTACGACTTACTTCAACTTCAATCGCTTGATATACATACTTTAAATGATTTTTTATTAAGAGATTTTCAGTTCGTTCTCCCATCCGACATGTTGAGGAAAGTTGATGCAGTGTCTATGTTTAACAGTGTTGAAGCTCGGTCTCCTTTGTTGGATTATCGGCTTGTGGACTACGTTTTTTCTTTACCTGAAGAGTGGAAATTAGACGGTCGGAATGGCAAAAAATTGCTTAGAGAGTTTTTTAGCGACTTATTGCCCGATCATGTTAGAAAACAGCGAAAACGAGGATTCGAAATACCGCTTGATTTACTTTTAAGTTCTATGCTGAAAGTTGATTCTAAGATTTTTGATGTGACTTTTGTGCAAAAGCAAGGTATATTTAAGCAAAAAGGAGTAGAGCGTTTGAAAAATATGGTACGACAGGGAAAAATTAAAGAGCAAGCATATTTGATTTGGGCCTATGTAGTTTTTCAAAATTGGTATTTGAAGTATGGAGAAGACTAACAAAATACGTATTTTTCGACTTTTAAATAGATTCAACCTAGGTGGACCAACGTATAACGTCAGTATTTTAACTCGTTCCATAGGTGAACCTTTTGAAACCATGTTGGTTGGTGGAGTTCATCAAGTTTATGAAACTCATTCATTACACATTCCTCATAGTATGGGTCTTGATCCAATAGTACTACCTTGCTTGAAGCGCAGCCTTTTGCCATGGAATGACCTTCGAGCTTTATTTAAACTTCGCGATATGATGAGAGACTATCAACCTCTGATTTTTCATTCTCATGCTTCCAAAGCTGGTGTTCTTGGCAGAATAGCAGCTTATCAGATGGGGATACCAATTATAGTACATACATTTCATGGTCATGTATTCGAAGCGTACTTTAATCGATCTATTTCTTCTTTTTTTACTTGGATAGAACGAAGACTTACTAGAATTTCAGATGCAATTATTGCTTTAAGTGAGCGACAGAAAAAAGATCTGGTTGAAAAGTTTAAAATAGCCCCAGAAGAAAAAGTTCATATCATTCCCAATGGTTTTGATCTAGAGAAATTTTTTAATTGTGATGTTCAGTTAAAAAGATCAGAAATCAGATCTCAGTTTAGGCTCGATGATGATCATTTTGTTCTTGGGTGGGTAGGTAGGTTAGTGCCAGTCAAAAATCCTTTGATGTTTGCAGAAGTCATTTATCAACTAGTTAAACTAGGGAAAAAAATCAAAGCTTTTGTTGTGGGTGATGGAATGATGATGAAACCATTTGAACTGTATTTGAACAAACATGCAATTACCTACTCGTTTCATACTGATAAAGATGCTGTTGTTTACTTTTTATCTTGGCAAAGGGAA includes:
- a CDS encoding glycosyltransferase codes for the protein MEKTNKIRIFRLLNRFNLGGPTYNVSILTRSIGEPFETMLVGGVHQVYETHSLHIPHSMGLDPIVLPCLKRSLLPWNDLRALFKLRDMMRDYQPLIFHSHASKAGVLGRIAAYQMGIPIIVHTFHGHVFEAYFNRSISSFFTWIERRLTRISDAIIALSERQKKDLVEKFKIAPEEKVHIIPNGFDLEKFFNCDVQLKRSEIRSQFRLDDDHFVLGWVGRLVPVKNPLMFAEVIYQLVKLGKKIKAFVVGDGMMMKPFELYLNKHAITYSFHTDKDAVVYFLSWQREMTSVLPALDALVLTSDNEGTPVSLIEAQACQIPVITTDVGGIPDIVISEKTALLSPKRNIPAMVKNIITLIENSQLREEMRRYGQEFVKQNFTYELLIQRMRSLYFDLLRKKGIIEI
- a CDS encoding nucleoside phosphorylase; the encoded protein is MLTFEASELVLQPDGSVYHLKLFPDEIADKIILVGDPSRADMVASFFDKVTVKKENREIFTRTGFYKNKTISVLSTGMGPDNIDIVINELDVLANFDLQKSTVKDHVKSLTLVRIGTSGALQPDISLGAFVFSSYALGLDGLLHFYADSEKVRDIAMEKAIEKHTRWDTNWPSPYVVSADLTLFQQLVGDHPSGITVTAGGFYGPQGRKLRLPVKHPEFNELISSFSWNNLRCTNYEMETSALYGLSKMMGHKACTACVIIANRKRGEFLSDYKPYVEKLIHHVLENI
- a CDS encoding radical SAM protein: MAFFIFAWMKKRILPIFIPEAGCSRSCVYCNQFIITGRQVSIDFEQIKFFVNSVLSVHIKEPLEVAFYGGSFSGLPFETQEKLLKIIKPFIEEGKVISIRLSTRPDLINKDKLDFLSNFYIKHIELGVQSTDDDVLKLSGRLYNRDDVFHSAQLIKSFGFLLGLQIMIGLPGDNDEKTRQTAFDVSALQPDGVRIYPTLVLKNTSLENWYKRGIYEPLTLDRAIEQCCWLYDFFRSQHIKIYKMGIHPGMQLEKNLVAGPFHPNFHQLVMTEYYYRNITSYLKLDLENIIYSSPSLIPSIVGFERKNIKRWIHSRFKCKVLPDYSIANESEWYVCYH
- the asnB gene encoding asparagine synthase (glutamine-hydrolyzing), coding for MCGILGIVALKGNLDDVILDFKDGLQSLYHRGPDGSGWYISPNGRIILGHRRLCIMDTSELSAQPFFDESKNYVLVFNGAIFNFNELRLILQKEGYIFRTTGDTEVVLRSYQHWGPYCFNLFNGFFAIAIYDVKKDELVLARDRYGEKPLVLYRNSHYIAFSSEIRAFKALNFPLSIDKKSVGLYFKYTYIPEPHSIYKEITKVVPGTYLFIHNGNVQQHRYYTFSSQSKEHLTQQESRIVIRNLFEDSVKLRLHAKVPVAVFLSGGIDSTLVSYFASKIVPDIQAFTISFPEYPYLNEAEIASETAKVYHLKHEIVPIAKDLLHNNAMELLDGLDEPFADSSAIAAYTLFRAVKGRYKVVLTGDGGDELFAGYRKHVAWYKAMRFPFYLYPLFFAVSSMPLPANRYNPFADWFRKIKKFSELIRCKTSEYYDFLASFHQHDVLKDLIIHSECYDLLQLQSLDIHTLNDFLLRDFQFVLPSDMLRKVDAVSMFNSVEARSPLLDYRLVDYVFSLPEEWKLDGRNGKKLLREFFSDLLPDHVRKQRKRGFEIPLDLLLSSMLKVDSKIFDVTFVQKQGIFKQKGVERLKNMVRQGKIKEQAYLIWAYVVFQNWYLKYGED
- a CDS encoding peroxiredoxin, which translates into the protein MRNLIGKPAPYFNAPAIVGGEKIIENFSLKQYLGEKYVIFFFYPMDFTFVCPTEILAFQKDLPEFEKRNVQVVACSTDAIYSHYAWLHTPRNKGGIQGVTYPLVADATKTIAAAYGVLDGEYSFNDQGELIYDGSGVAYRGLFLIDKQGIIRHMLINDNFLGRSTEEALRLVDALQYYEKYGEVCPANWQPGKKALKATPESISEYLINN
- a CDS encoding universal stress protein, encoding MSEYYNSILVPIDFTKRSELQILQAYYVAKIFNKPVTIMHVVHSIKSMIFQGGKVEKRYEDASRSLEERLRRIASFYQNKFKHEFLPNWASGSVKDVIVDFAKKEDIQLIVIGKSGHSSVFQNSIGKHAFQILYSSPSPVLVIDQIVKQTFRKILLPLDLKKPVQNKLLAAMLFSRQYGAPLKIIHIVTPEYRSNVQEYEEKLLQIKNYLTDYNIASSYELVYDFDYPSKIPQKIVDYAKYNECDLIMMMTQQEFDFKDMFIGSTASGVIRYSKIPVLSITPSFSLVQIL
- the lpdA gene encoding dihydrolipoyl dehydrogenase: MNFDVIIIGSGPGGYVAAIRASQLGMKVAVVEKAELGGICLNWGCIPTKALLKSAEVYSYFQEAKHFGIHISGEIKPDFQSIIQRSREVAQTMSKGIQFLFKKNNIIVFEGYGSLTPDKKVLVQRNNGVTELLEAKHIIIATGARAKELPHIPIDGKKVISYREAMSLSDQPQKLLVIGSGAIGVEFAYFYRMMGTEVYLVEFLPRIIPLEDEEASKELERTFRRMGIRIYTSSEVKEINSNNEKCQVCIKTPKGEEVIEVDQVLSAIGVKANIENIGLAEVGVKTDGEKILVDEFYRTSVPGICAIGDVVPGPALAHVASHEGIVCVEKIAGLPPQPINYQHVPFAIYTHPEIASVGLKEKDALDKGLRIKVGKFPFIANGKAKASGQTTGFAKLVFDEESLELLGATLVGAHATEMISGIVLALKQRVKAHDIVKTIHPHPTLSEAIMEAAAVAEGEVIHL